One Microvirga thermotolerans DNA window includes the following coding sequences:
- a CDS encoding glycosyltransferase family 2 protein: MTARHRTGTSLSAPAADLPLSLIVVTYNSARVLPGLLDSLPEGLSGIRDAETIVVDNASSDGSADIAARHPSRPRVIRMRSNAGYAAGINAAAETLASDRHILILNPDIRLRPGSGLSLLHRLRDPRVGVAVPRMLNEDGSIALSLRREPSVAAAWSEAFLGRLASLAGMGEIVGDPTIYAQGGPVEWATGAALAVSAQARRVVGHWDESFFLYSEEVDYLRRVRECGLSVIYVPEAEVIHIGGEYRENPMLSALLARNRIEYFRRHHGRVAAVLFQFGIVTGAALRSFLGPGHRAALRAALHPSRPPVVLRKSAGQFTAASR; the protein is encoded by the coding sequence GTGACCGCGCGACACCGAACCGGCACATCTCTTTCCGCTCCAGCGGCGGACCTTCCCTTGTCTCTCATTGTCGTGACCTATAACAGCGCACGCGTCCTGCCGGGTCTTCTCGATTCTCTCCCCGAAGGACTGTCCGGAATTCGCGATGCCGAGACCATCGTCGTCGACAATGCATCATCGGACGGAAGCGCAGACATTGCTGCCCGGCACCCGTCTCGCCCAAGGGTCATCAGGATGCGCAGCAATGCGGGATACGCAGCCGGTATCAATGCCGCAGCCGAAACGCTCGCCAGCGACCGTCATATTTTGATTCTCAATCCCGATATCCGGCTTCGACCCGGATCGGGCCTGAGTTTGCTTCACCGGCTCCGCGACCCTCGCGTCGGCGTTGCAGTTCCGCGCATGCTGAACGAAGACGGTTCAATTGCATTGTCGTTGCGCCGAGAGCCATCGGTTGCAGCAGCCTGGTCGGAGGCCTTTCTGGGCCGCCTCGCATCTCTAGCCGGCATGGGCGAGATCGTAGGAGATCCGACCATCTACGCTCAAGGCGGTCCCGTCGAGTGGGCGACCGGCGCGGCACTGGCCGTTTCCGCCCAGGCCCGCCGCGTGGTGGGCCATTGGGACGAGAGCTTCTTTCTCTACAGCGAGGAGGTGGATTATCTCCGTCGGGTCAGGGAGTGCGGATTGTCCGTGATCTATGTGCCCGAGGCCGAGGTGATCCATATCGGCGGGGAGTATCGCGAGAATCCCATGCTTTCCGCACTTCTTGCGCGTAATCGTATCGAATACTTCCGGCGGCATCACGGACGGGTGGCGGCTGTCTTATTCCAGTTCGGCATCGTTACAGGCGCGGCGTTACGATCGTTCCTGGGCCCCGGTCACAGAGCAGCCCTTCGAGCCGCCCTGCATCCGTCCCGGCCTCCTGTCGTCTTGAGAAAATCCGCTGGACAGTTCACGGCCGCAAGCCGCTAG